In Candidatus Syntrophoarchaeum caldarius, one DNA window encodes the following:
- a CDS encoding iron ABC transporter: MTLEKGSEAIRSNSLEPFSVQSLDAEENIFFNIRLPRVIFGILVGIALAVAGGVMQGVFKNPMADPFILGISTGSAVGAVLGMTFFASLGLVARPFMAFLGGVVTIFIVYNIARAGGKIAIDTLLLAGIAFGYFLYSLEWLLLIVFTNSPHEILSWLIGYLGTAQWQDVKYAVLPVLTGTFIIFLFARDLNAMLLGDETAHYLGIGVENVRKILLVLASLITAITVAFSGIIGFVGLIIPHTTRLLVGSDHRILLPASALFGAIFVIWTDTLARTVLVPSEIPVGVITPLFGAPLFIYLLVKKRRG; the protein is encoded by the coding sequence ATGACGCTTGAGAAGGGGAGTGAAGCGATCCGATCGAACTCGCTTGAACCATTCTCTGTGCAATCGCTCGATGCAGAAGAGAATATCTTCTTCAATATCCGACTCCCAAGGGTTATATTTGGGATACTTGTTGGGATAGCACTGGCTGTTGCAGGTGGCGTGATGCAGGGCGTATTCAAGAATCCAATGGCAGATCCTTTCATACTCGGGATCTCGACAGGGTCTGCAGTGGGTGCGGTTCTTGGGATGACTTTTTTTGCATCACTCGGACTGGTTGCGCGACCCTTCATGGCTTTTCTTGGGGGGGTCGTTACGATCTTCATCGTCTATAACATTGCAAGGGCGGGGGGCAAGATTGCAATCGACACGTTGCTTCTTGCAGGAATTGCATTTGGATACTTCCTCTACTCGCTTGAGTGGTTGCTTCTCATTGTATTTACCAATTCGCCGCACGAGATTCTCTCCTGGCTCATTGGTTATCTCGGCACAGCCCAGTGGCAGGATGTTAAGTATGCAGTGCTCCCCGTGCTCACTGGAACATTTATCATTTTCCTCTTTGCAAGAGATCTCAATGCAATGCTTCTCGGAGATGAGACAGCGCATTATCTTGGTATCGGTGTTGAAAACGTGCGAAAGATCCTTCTCGTTCTCGCATCACTCATTACCGCAATAACCGTTGCATTCAGCGGAATCATCGGATTTGTAGGGCTTATAATCCCGCATACAACAAGGCTTCTCGTTGGATCTGATCACAGAATACTTCTTCCTGCATCTGCGCTCTTTGGTGCCATATTCGTTATCTGGACAGATACACTTGCAAGAACTGTGCTTGTCCCATCAGAGATACCTGTGGGTGTGATAACACCGCTATTTGGAGCACCGCTCTTTATTTATCTGCTTGTAAAGAAGAGGAGGGGTTGA
- a CDS encoding Alanyl-tRNA synthetase: MLEEEYQLDYFHRNDFHRARCVKCGGYFWSRDPERITCGDAPCDPYSFIGSPIFKKKNLDEMREAFLGFFEARGHKRIGRYPVVARWRDDVFLTNASIYDFQPFVTSGKVPPPANPLTISQPCIRLDDLDSVGRSGRHLSTFEMMAHHAFNSKEEKIYWKEETVEYCDEFLRTLGAEIDAVTYKEEPWAGGGNAGPCLEVLIGGLELATLVFMDMEQSADGKILINGDRYRKMDMQIVDTGYGLERFVWLSNGSSTIYDAIFPEVVDKLMKSAGITNPADDPTLNEIFSSNARLSGLIDIKDNSNLLELRSRLASEIGVEVDELNRIMTPVETVYRIADHARCLLFMLADEIVPSNVKAGYLARLVIRRTLRLLESLDTELDLFDIIKLHTEYITAYPELKNSLNRISEILEIETAKYRETLASGMRIVERMVKKKQSLPLEDVIQLYDTYGIPPEVAKEVASRQNLKIEVPDNFYSLVAKRHSKQERVEETIDPRLERVKNLPDTIKLYYEDPLTFEFEAVVLDTFDDCIVLDRTAFYPEGGGQPADTGTISTQENIFNVIDVEILDGVIIHHLESDGKISRGEIVQGRVNQKRRMAHTRHHTATHIVLNAAKKVLGDHVWQSGAQKSMDRARLDISHFKRISMDERRRIELLANEIVMSDIKIDINWFNRNAAEKRFGFTLYQGGIPPGDKIRVVRTGDDAQGCGGTHCTSTGRVGAIKILKCERIQDGIERIEFAAGDAAIRSMQAEEELLFNTAEILRVPPDQLPKTATRFFEEWKELSKENERLKEALAEAKVGQLISDAKEIGDHAVVAEIFYGVDREELVKIGRLISGKGLYSILIGILDGEASVVTSAPANSAIKAGDIAREVSKVLGGGGGGRPELGQGGGKRIEKAEEALNQGLRSFESY; the protein is encoded by the coding sequence ATGTTAGAGGAGGAATATCAGCTCGATTATTTTCACAGAAACGATTTTCACAGGGCGCGTTGCGTAAAATGCGGTGGGTATTTCTGGAGCCGTGATCCTGAACGAATAACGTGTGGTGATGCGCCATGTGATCCCTACTCATTCATAGGCTCGCCAATCTTTAAGAAGAAGAATCTTGATGAGATGCGAGAAGCATTCCTCGGCTTCTTTGAGGCACGGGGACACAAGCGAATAGGAAGATATCCCGTTGTTGCAAGATGGCGGGACGATGTTTTCCTGACAAACGCATCTATATACGATTTTCAACCGTTTGTAACATCTGGCAAAGTGCCACCACCTGCAAACCCGCTCACGATCTCACAGCCCTGTATAAGACTTGATGATCTGGATTCTGTGGGAAGGAGCGGGAGACACCTCTCTACTTTTGAGATGATGGCGCATCATGCGTTCAACAGCAAAGAGGAAAAAATCTACTGGAAGGAAGAGACGGTCGAGTACTGCGATGAATTTTTGCGAACCCTGGGTGCAGAGATCGACGCTGTCACATACAAAGAAGAGCCATGGGCAGGGGGTGGAAATGCAGGACCATGCCTTGAGGTACTTATTGGCGGACTCGAGCTCGCGACACTTGTATTCATGGATATGGAACAGTCCGCAGATGGTAAGATTCTGATAAACGGGGATAGGTATAGAAAGATGGATATGCAGATCGTTGACACAGGATATGGCCTTGAGCGGTTTGTATGGCTTTCAAATGGTTCTTCAACGATCTATGATGCTATCTTTCCTGAGGTTGTTGACAAGCTCATGAAATCAGCGGGAATAACAAACCCGGCCGATGATCCAACTCTGAACGAGATTTTCTCCTCAAACGCAAGACTTTCAGGACTGATTGACATCAAAGATAACTCAAACTTGCTGGAACTCAGGTCCCGCCTTGCATCAGAGATCGGGGTTGAGGTTGATGAGCTAAATCGCATCATGACCCCCGTCGAAACGGTTTACAGAATCGCTGACCATGCACGCTGTCTGCTATTCATGCTCGCCGATGAGATTGTACCCTCAAATGTAAAGGCTGGTTATCTTGCAAGACTTGTTATCAGGCGGACTCTGAGGTTACTTGAGTCACTGGATACAGAGCTGGATCTATTTGATATTATAAAGCTCCACACTGAATATATCACTGCATATCCTGAACTTAAGAACTCCCTCAATCGAATCTCAGAGATACTTGAGATCGAAACTGCAAAGTACCGTGAAACGCTGGCAAGTGGAATGCGAATCGTTGAACGAATGGTGAAGAAGAAACAATCGCTACCACTTGAAGATGTGATACAGCTCTATGATACATATGGTATACCACCTGAGGTTGCAAAAGAAGTTGCCAGCAGGCAGAATCTCAAGATTGAAGTCCCTGATAACTTTTACTCCCTTGTAGCAAAGAGGCACAGCAAGCAGGAGAGGGTTGAAGAGACTATAGACCCGCGTCTTGAGAGAGTCAAAAATCTACCAGATACGATCAAGCTCTACTATGAAGATCCTCTGACGTTTGAGTTTGAGGCTGTTGTGCTCGATACCTTCGATGATTGTATCGTCCTTGATCGAACTGCATTCTATCCTGAAGGGGGTGGACAGCCGGCTGATACCGGTACGATCTCAACACAGGAAAACATCTTCAATGTTATAGATGTTGAGATACTGGATGGTGTGATCATTCATCATCTTGAATCCGACGGCAAGATTTCACGAGGCGAGATTGTTCAGGGTCGTGTAAATCAAAAACGGCGAATGGCACATACAAGACATCACACTGCAACCCATATCGTTCTTAATGCCGCAAAAAAAGTTCTTGGAGATCATGTATGGCAGTCGGGAGCACAGAAGTCTATGGATAGAGCAAGGCTCGATATTTCTCATTTTAAGCGGATAAGCATGGATGAAAGGCGCAGGATTGAACTTCTCGCAAATGAAATCGTGATGAGTGACATAAAGATCGATATTAACTGGTTTAATCGAAACGCAGCAGAGAAGCGCTTTGGTTTTACACTTTATCAGGGAGGAATCCCGCCAGGTGATAAAATCCGTGTGGTGCGAACAGGTGATGACGCCCAGGGCTGTGGTGGTACACACTGCACAAGCACAGGAAGAGTTGGTGCGATAAAAATTCTTAAGTGTGAGCGGATTCAGGATGGGATTGAGCGTATAGAGTTTGCAGCTGGTGATGCAGCAATTCGCAGCATGCAGGCAGAGGAGGAACTTCTCTTTAACACCGCAGAGATCCTGAGAGTTCCACCAGATCAGCTTCCAAAAACTGCAACCAGATTCTTTGAAGAATGGAAGGAACTTAGCAAAGAGAATGAGCGTCTGAAGGAGGCGCTTGCAGAAGCTAAAGTTGGCCAGTTAATATCAGACGCAAAAGAGATTGGAGATCACGCAGTCGTTGCCGAAATTTTTTATGGCGTTGATAGAGAAGAACTTGTTAAGATTGGAAGACTCATATCAGGTAAAGGATTATATTCGATCCTTATTGGCATCCTGGATGGTGAAGCATCGGTTGTCACAAGCGCACCAGCAAATAGCGCGATTAAGGCAGGCGATATCGCAAGGGAGGTCTCGAAGGTTCTTGGTGGTGGAGGGGGAGGTAGGCCAGAACTTGGACAGGGTGGAGGGAAAAGAATAGAAAAGGCAGAAGAAGCACTCAATCAGGGTTTAAGATCTTTTGAGTCCTATTGA
- a CDS encoding phosphoesterase, translating to MRIFMVMENREIAKIFDEIADILEVKNEDKFKIKAYRRAAQTIKNLTEDLSNFKSIKELKTLPGIGDALAKKIYEIIRTDKLEYYEKLKHSVPEGILELLAIPGIGPKTVAKLYTECGITDIESLERAAAEHKLQKLYGMGAKSEEKILKGIEQYRRHQERVSLGIAYYKAQEIIKSLEKLDAIESITYAGSLRRMKETIGDIDILVASHTPEKVMDAFQALDGISEVIARGDTKSSVIMDDLQVDLRVVEPGSFGSALQYFTGSKHHNIKLRELAIKKGLKLNEYGVFENDRKIAGEREEDVYRSLGLAFIPPELREDQGEIEAAIDGTLPDLIKHEDIRGDLHIHSTWSDGRNSIQEMVDKARSLGYCYIAICDHSPAVGVVHGVDEVKLLDEMDEIDRINDSLTDFKVLKGIEVDIRSDGKLDLPDKALEPLDIVVAAVHTGLSQSKEEMTARIISAIENPNVDVIAHPTGRIIGKRDPCDLDIEAIVDACIDYETILEINANPRRLDLNDTHARYARNRGAKLAISTDAHDTSQMDLMHFGVATARRGWLLKEDVVNTELVYVN from the coding sequence ATGCGGATATTCATGGTGATGGAAAACAGAGAGATTGCGAAGATATTTGATGAGATCGCTGATATTCTGGAGGTGAAAAACGAGGATAAATTTAAGATCAAAGCTTACAGAAGGGCTGCACAAACCATTAAAAATCTCACAGAGGATTTATCAAATTTTAAATCAATAAAAGAACTTAAAACATTACCTGGAATTGGTGATGCACTGGCAAAGAAGATTTATGAGATTATAAGAACAGATAAACTTGAATACTACGAGAAACTCAAGCATTCAGTTCCAGAAGGAATTCTGGAGCTTCTTGCAATCCCCGGTATCGGTCCAAAGACGGTTGCAAAGTTATACACAGAGTGCGGAATCACAGATATCGAATCGCTTGAACGGGCAGCAGCAGAACACAAACTTCAGAAACTCTATGGCATGGGAGCAAAGAGCGAAGAGAAAATATTGAAAGGTATTGAGCAGTACAGAAGACATCAGGAGCGCGTGTCGCTTGGAATAGCTTATTATAAGGCACAGGAAATTATAAAATCACTTGAAAAGCTTGATGCGATCGAATCGATCACTTATGCAGGTAGTCTTCGCAGAATGAAAGAGACGATCGGGGATATCGATATTCTTGTCGCATCTCATACACCAGAAAAAGTGATGGATGCGTTTCAGGCACTTGATGGTATAAGTGAGGTAATTGCCAGGGGAGATACAAAGTCCAGTGTCATAATGGATGATCTGCAGGTTGATCTCAGGGTTGTTGAGCCTGGTAGCTTTGGATCTGCACTCCAGTATTTCACAGGATCAAAGCATCATAACATAAAACTGCGTGAGCTTGCAATTAAGAAAGGACTCAAACTCAATGAGTATGGGGTCTTCGAGAACGATCGAAAGATTGCAGGAGAGCGTGAGGAGGATGTCTACCGATCTCTTGGACTCGCTTTTATACCACCTGAACTGCGAGAGGATCAGGGAGAGATTGAGGCAGCAATCGATGGCACGCTCCCCGATCTTATCAAACATGAAGATATCCGGGGAGATCTCCATATCCACTCAACCTGGAGTGATGGGAGGAACTCGATTCAGGAGATGGTGGATAAAGCACGTTCACTTGGCTATTGTTACATCGCAATCTGTGATCATTCGCCGGCAGTTGGTGTTGTGCATGGCGTGGATGAGGTTAAACTTCTGGATGAGATGGATGAGATCGATCGTATAAATGATAGTTTAACTGATTTCAAGGTGTTAAAAGGGATTGAAGTAGATATACGATCTGATGGTAAGCTTGATCTGCCAGATAAAGCACTTGAACCACTTGATATCGTTGTTGCAGCAGTTCACACGGGTTTATCCCAGAGCAAAGAGGAGATGACCGCTCGAATCATATCTGCAATTGAGAATCCAAACGTTGATGTTATCGCACACCCAACAGGTCGCATAATTGGAAAGCGGGACCCCTGTGATCTTGATATTGAGGCGATCGTCGATGCCTGCATAGATTATGAGACGATCCTTGAGATCAATGCAAATCCAAGACGGCTTGATCTGAACGACACCCATGCAAGATATGCCAGAAACAGAGGAGCTAAGCTTGCGATCTCGACAGATGCTCATGATACATCACAGATGGATCTGATGCACTTTGGAGTTGCAACCGCAAGACGGGGGTGGCTTTTAAAAGAAGATGTCGTGAACACAGAGCTGGTATATGTGAACTGA
- a CDS encoding SirA family protein, with protein sequence MDYVVEVTKTIDSRGSACPGPITDLVKAYRRARNGDVLEILATDAGIKPDATAWAKKTGNEILEIIDEPDHIRVLIKIVKD encoded by the coding sequence GTGGACTATGTGGTCGAAGTAACAAAGACAATCGATTCAAGAGGTTCTGCATGTCCAGGACCCATAACCGACCTTGTTAAAGCGTACAGGCGTGCCAGGAATGGTGATGTGCTGGAAATTCTTGCAACAGATGCTGGTATCAAACCTGATGCAACAGCATGGGCCAAGAAGACGGGAAACGAGATCCTTGAGATCATAGATGAACCTGATCATATCAGGGTACTGATAAAGATCGTGAAGGATTGA
- a CDS encoding iron ABC transporter ATP-binding protein — MTSLEVRGVDVFYGDRRIIKDFTFRSKKGEFIGIIGPNGSGKTTLLKTMGRLLKPHVGVVLIDQTDIFSIGHKEFAKQVAAVAQDTTIDFDFKAIDIVLMGRNPHLGRLQMETVEDEKIARDAMEMTGSLDLMDRSINSLSGGERQRVIIARALAQQPRILLLDEPTSHLDINYQIETMELLKHLSNEGLIVIAAIHDLNLAAQYCDRLIMLRSGEAIAIGEPEEVLKAERIKEAFRCDVVVKRHPLTNVYYVAPLPKQNRSRPETGVRVHLICGGGSGASIMHELHDEGFRVSAGVLNMLDTDYEVAKVLGIETVVDAPFSPISEESYQANLRMMEQTNAVVIAPVAFGHGNVKNLDACQTVLEAGKCVYILQRSLDPDNDFTDGIAGDKLSTLIERGAVVIENIREMVDALLAPKTQ, encoded by the coding sequence ATGACATCGCTTGAGGTGAGAGGGGTCGATGTATTTTACGGCGATCGTAGAATAATAAAGGATTTTACCTTCAGATCAAAAAAAGGCGAGTTTATCGGAATCATTGGTCCAAATGGATCTGGGAAGACGACGCTCTTAAAGACGATGGGAAGACTGCTCAAACCACACGTTGGGGTGGTCCTGATCGATCAGACCGATATATTCTCGATTGGGCATAAAGAGTTTGCGAAGCAGGTTGCTGCAGTTGCGCAGGATACAACCATCGATTTTGATTTCAAGGCAATTGACATCGTGCTCATGGGTAGAAATCCGCATCTTGGGAGGTTACAGATGGAGACGGTGGAGGATGAAAAAATCGCACGGGATGCGATGGAGATGACGGGATCACTTGACCTCATGGATCGCTCGATCAATAGTTTGAGTGGGGGGGAGCGTCAACGGGTCATAATCGCCCGTGCTCTTGCACAGCAACCGCGCATTCTTCTTCTGGATGAGCCAACATCCCATCTTGATATAAACTACCAGATTGAGACGATGGAACTTTTAAAACACCTCTCTAATGAGGGTTTGATCGTAATCGCAGCGATCCATGATCTGAACCTTGCTGCACAGTACTGTGATCGTCTCATCATGTTACGATCTGGCGAGGCAATCGCGATCGGAGAACCTGAAGAGGTCCTGAAGGCAGAGCGGATAAAGGAGGCATTCAGATGTGACGTGGTCGTCAAGCGACATCCGCTCACGAACGTATACTATGTTGCGCCACTACCAAAGCAGAATCGCTCACGTCCAGAGACCGGGGTCAGGGTTCATCTGATATGTGGGGGCGGGAGTGGTGCATCGATCATGCATGAGCTACACGATGAGGGATTTCGGGTCTCGGCAGGCGTTCTCAATATGCTTGATACTGATTACGAGGTTGCAAAAGTGCTTGGGATCGAGACGGTTGTGGATGCACCCTTCTCTCCGATAAGCGAGGAATCGTATCAGGCAAACCTGAGAATGATGGAACAAACGAATGCTGTTGTGATCGCGCCGGTTGCGTTTGGGCATGGGAACGTGAAGAACCTGGATGCCTGCCAGACTGTGCTCGAAGCTGGTAAGTGTGTTTATATTCTGCAGCGATCACTCGATCCTGATAATGATTTTACGGATGGTATCGCGGGGGATAAGCTCTCTACACTCATTGAGAGGGGGGCAGTTGTGATTGAAAATATAAGAGAAATGGTTGATGCACTGTTAGCACCCAAAACTCAATAG
- a CDS encoding phosphoenolpyruvate synthase, with product MVELGIKMTDQTVVWLQDVDSSDLRLVGGKGASLGEMIKVGLPVPPSFAVTATAFRRFIEETGISDELFATLEVDVDDTKKLKKVENAAKKLILTAEMPEEIKEAILSYYDEMCRNEGEEVYVAVRSSATAEDLPDASFAGQQDTFLNIRGGEAVLDAVKRCWASLYNSRAIFYRVEHDFDHSSVNISVIVQKMVDSKKAGVMFTRDPSTGAMNTIIEGSWGLGEAVVSGSVSPDHYVIDRRSKKIINEIIATKETMHIRDPVTRETVVVPVPDDMKEERVLTDEEILKLVEYGEILENHYGIPQDIEWGIDESGKIYMLQSRPITTIKMEAESSDSPESAIEEVLVSGLGASPGMATGCVKILRDISELSKVKEGDIMVTTMTTPDMVPAMKRAAAIVTDEGGLTCHAAIVSRELGTPAVVGTKNSTEVLKDGMIVTVDGDKGKIYKGSIIMEKPSAETSVTAVNWKPITATEIKVNISIPEAAEKAAATGADGVGLLRVEHMILGLGKHPSLYIAEGKEEEYIDELVKGIKMVADVFYPKPVWVRTLDAPTDEFRSMEGGENEPIEPNPMLGWRGIRRDLTDTEHFKLQLRAFKKLFKLGFKNVGIMLPMLQHPSEYARAKQIMLEVGIDFETTMIGIMIETPAAALIIEDFIDVGGLDFVSFGTNDLTQYTLAIDRNNEHVASLYNERHPAVLKLIKSAIEVCRRRGVMTSVCGQAGSRPELVKKFVEYGISSISANIDAVEDVRNTVAREEELLIVEVVRKLKLNSEG from the coding sequence GTGGTTGAACTGGGGATTAAAATGACTGATCAAACTGTTGTCTGGTTACAGGATGTGGATTCTTCGGATCTCAGGCTTGTTGGTGGAAAAGGAGCGAGTCTTGGTGAGATGATTAAGGTTGGGCTACCAGTTCCACCTTCTTTTGCTGTTACAGCCACGGCGTTCAGGAGGTTCATCGAAGAGACCGGTATCTCCGATGAACTCTTTGCGACACTTGAGGTCGATGTGGACGATACAAAAAAGCTCAAAAAGGTTGAAAATGCGGCAAAAAAGTTGATATTAACAGCAGAAATGCCAGAAGAAATTAAAGAAGCAATTCTTAGTTATTATGATGAAATGTGCAGGAATGAGGGGGAAGAGGTCTATGTCGCGGTCAGATCATCAGCTACCGCAGAGGATCTACCTGATGCAAGCTTTGCAGGGCAACAGGACACATTTTTGAATATTAGAGGGGGAGAAGCAGTTCTTGATGCTGTCAAGAGGTGCTGGGCATCACTCTATAATTCCCGTGCGATCTTCTACCGTGTTGAGCATGACTTTGACCACTCAAGTGTCAATATTTCAGTTATCGTCCAGAAGATGGTCGATTCAAAGAAGGCAGGTGTGATGTTTACCCGTGATCCTTCAACAGGGGCGATGAACACGATCATTGAGGGATCATGGGGACTTGGAGAGGCGGTTGTTTCAGGGTCGGTATCCCCAGATCATTATGTTATCGATCGAAGATCAAAGAAGATCATAAACGAGATTATCGCGACAAAGGAGACGATGCATATCAGAGATCCAGTGACAAGAGAGACCGTTGTTGTACCCGTTCCTGATGATATGAAAGAAGAACGGGTCCTAACCGATGAGGAGATACTGAAGCTCGTTGAGTATGGTGAAATCCTTGAGAACCATTATGGTATTCCACAGGACATTGAATGGGGGATCGATGAGAGCGGCAAGATTTACATGCTTCAGTCTCGCCCGATCACAACGATAAAAATGGAAGCAGAATCATCGGACTCTCCAGAATCGGCAATCGAGGAGGTGCTGGTTTCAGGACTTGGTGCATCGCCTGGGATGGCTACAGGATGTGTTAAGATTCTGAGGGATATCTCCGAACTCTCGAAGGTTAAAGAAGGAGATATCATGGTTACGACGATGACAACCCCTGATATGGTACCTGCAATGAAACGCGCGGCGGCGATTGTGACCGATGAAGGCGGATTAACCTGCCATGCCGCCATCGTATCACGAGAACTCGGTACACCTGCAGTTGTCGGTACTAAAAACAGCACAGAGGTTCTCAAAGATGGAATGATCGTTACTGTGGATGGTGATAAGGGTAAGATCTACAAAGGAAGCATCATTATGGAAAAACCGAGTGCAGAAACCTCTGTTACGGCTGTAAACTGGAAACCCATCACAGCAACCGAGATCAAGGTCAATATTTCAATACCTGAAGCTGCAGAGAAGGCGGCGGCAACCGGGGCTGATGGTGTCGGACTGCTCCGAGTCGAGCACATGATACTTGGACTGGGTAAACACCCATCTCTCTACATCGCGGAGGGGAAAGAGGAGGAGTACATTGATGAACTTGTCAAAGGCATCAAGATGGTGGCGGATGTTTTCTATCCAAAGCCTGTATGGGTTAGAACGCTTGATGCACCGACTGATGAGTTCAGGTCTATGGAAGGGGGTGAAAACGAACCGATTGAGCCCAACCCGATGCTTGGATGGCGTGGGATAAGGCGGGATCTGACAGATACTGAACATTTCAAACTTCAACTCAGGGCATTCAAGAAGTTATTCAAGCTTGGATTCAAGAATGTTGGGATTATGTTGCCGATGCTCCAGCACCCATCCGAATATGCGCGTGCAAAGCAGATCATGCTCGAGGTTGGCATCGATTTTGAGACCACGATGATCGGTATAATGATTGAGACGCCTGCGGCTGCTCTTATAATCGAGGATTTCATCGATGTTGGTGGACTTGACTTCGTATCCTTCGGGACAAATGATCTGACACAGTACACTCTTGCTATCGATCGAAACAACGAACATGTAGCTTCACTTTACAATGAACGACATCCTGCGGTCCTGAAACTGATCAAATCTGCAATCGAGGTCTGCAGGAGGCGTGGTGTCATGACCTCTGTCTGTGGACAGGCAGGATCAAGGCCTGAGCTCGTGAAGAAGTTTGTTGAATATGGCATATCGAGTATATCTGCAAATATCGATGCGGTCGAGGACGTCAGAAACACTGTGGCAAGAGAGGAAGAACTCCTGATCGTTGAGGTTGTTAGAAAGCTAAAGCTGAATAGTGAAGGATAA
- a CDS encoding iron ABC transporter substrate-binding protein, with the protein MRRNNKLFVILIILAIIATSAAGCMEKGDVSTSSKQDHWMVVTDELNREVVIPQKPQRIVSLAPSTTEILFAIGAGDRVVGVDDYSNYPPEATHLVKVGSYATINIEQVVDLKPDLVVAAYGNGIEVIDALSNLGIPVVGLNPGGLDEILDSINLLGKITGCEENATRLTDEMRARIVAVESMAATKDKPSVFYVIWHDPLWTAGNGTFEDEMISIAGGKNIASDLDSYSIISLEKVIDSDPDVIITTSGGGMGVAGSNLSYEYITTNPRFAGISAVKEGKVYVIDADIATRPGPRIVDALEEIYRCIHDDANSG; encoded by the coding sequence ATGAGAAGAAACAATAAGCTCTTTGTAATTTTGATAATCCTTGCGATCATTGCCACATCTGCTGCTGGGTGTATGGAGAAGGGGGATGTGAGTACATCATCAAAGCAGGACCACTGGATGGTTGTCACAGATGAGCTCAATCGGGAAGTTGTGATTCCTCAGAAGCCTCAGCGGATTGTATCGCTTGCACCGAGCACAACAGAGATCCTCTTTGCAATCGGCGCAGGAGATCGAGTTGTTGGGGTGGACGACTACTCTAACTATCCACCAGAAGCGACTCATCTGGTAAAGGTTGGAAGCTATGCAACGATAAATATCGAGCAGGTCGTTGACCTTAAACCCGATCTTGTTGTTGCAGCCTATGGAAATGGAATCGAGGTGATAGATGCCCTGTCCAATCTTGGAATCCCGGTCGTTGGATTGAATCCTGGTGGGCTTGATGAGATACTCGATAGCATCAATCTGCTTGGGAAAATCACAGGTTGCGAGGAGAATGCAACCCGATTGACCGATGAGATGAGGGCAAGAATCGTTGCGGTGGAGAGTATGGCAGCGACAAAAGATAAGCCAAGCGTTTTTTATGTGATATGGCATGACCCGCTCTGGACCGCGGGAAATGGGACATTTGAGGATGAGATGATCTCAATTGCAGGTGGTAAGAATATTGCATCAGATCTTGATTCGTATAGTATTATTTCACTTGAGAAAGTGATTGACAGCGATCCAGATGTTATAATCACGACAAGCGGAGGAGGAATGGGGGTTGCAGGCAGTAATCTATCATACGAGTATATCACCACCAATCCACGGTTCGCTGGTATCAGTGCAGTCAAGGAAGGCAAGGTCTATGTGATCGATGCAGATATTGCAACGAGACCAGGTCCAAGGATTGTGGATGCACTTGAAGAGATATATAGATGTATTCACGATGATGCAAATTCTGGATAG